A genome region from Halorubellus sp. JP-L1 includes the following:
- a CDS encoding ABC transporter permease subunit — protein sequence MWRLVARKDVRDSIRERHLHIGAGLFTIVGLIAGFVYADSYDPTYVDQPGVQFLGVLVGVSLFLVPITALMLAQGRIVDKRSRGELVVLLGMPFSRRDVVVGSLAGRAAVTAAVVACLFAFATGVAALMLAPIPLARLVAALVVFAAFGALFVSIGTGISAAVAGTTRAAVGAVGVYLFFVFRLHNIVWELLVKGVYGADNVPRALMPVVAQLGPFAALRNVVVGIYPPIAGAFGYFGGPPPTDITLFATPSVGVLVLALWATVPLYLGLQRFEGADL from the coding sequence ATGTGGCGACTCGTCGCACGCAAGGACGTCCGGGATAGCATCCGGGAACGCCACCTCCACATCGGCGCGGGCCTGTTCACGATCGTCGGCCTCATCGCGGGCTTCGTCTACGCGGACAGCTACGACCCGACGTACGTCGACCAGCCCGGCGTCCAGTTCCTCGGCGTCCTCGTCGGCGTCAGCCTCTTCCTCGTCCCGATCACCGCGCTCATGCTCGCGCAGGGCCGGATCGTCGACAAGCGCAGTCGCGGCGAACTCGTCGTCCTCCTCGGGATGCCGTTCTCGCGACGCGACGTCGTCGTCGGGAGTCTCGCCGGGCGCGCCGCCGTCACCGCGGCGGTCGTCGCGTGCCTGTTCGCGTTCGCGACCGGCGTCGCCGCGCTCATGCTCGCCCCCATCCCGCTCGCGCGACTCGTCGCCGCGCTCGTCGTCTTCGCCGCGTTCGGCGCGCTCTTCGTCTCCATCGGGACCGGCATCTCCGCGGCCGTCGCCGGCACGACCCGCGCCGCCGTGGGCGCCGTCGGCGTCTACCTCTTCTTCGTCTTCCGCCTCCACAACATCGTCTGGGAGCTCCTCGTCAAGGGCGTCTATGGCGCGGACAACGTCCCGCGAGCGCTCATGCCGGTCGTCGCACAGCTCGGGCCGTTCGCAGCACTCCGGAACGTCGTCGTCGGCATCTACCCGCCGATCGCGGGCGCGTTCGGGTACTTCGGTGGACCGCCACCGACCGACATCACGCTGTTCGCGACGCCGTCCGTCGGCGTCCTCGTCCTCGCGCTCTGGGCGACCGTCCCGCTCTACCTCGGCCTCCAG